The nucleotide sequence ccctgccccccccagccacctcttccctcccctgcccccccagccaccTCGCCCCCCTCAGccacctctcccctccccagcCCCCCAGCCACCTCGCCCCCCTCAgccacctctcccctcccctgccccccccagccacctctcccctcccctgccccccccagccacctctcccttcccctgccccccccagccacctctccattcccccgcccccccccagccacttctcccctcccctgccccccccagccacctctcccctccccccccagccacctctcccctcccctgccccccccagccacctcttccctcccctgccccccccagccacctcttccctcccctgccccctcagccacctctcccctccccagccccccagccacctctcccctccccagccacctctcccctcccctgcccccctcagccacctctcccctccccagccacctctcccctcccctgcccccctcagccacctctcccctccccagccacctctcccctcccctcccctccccagccacctcgccccccccagccacctctcccctcccctgcccccctcagccacctctcccctccccaaccccccagccacctctcccctcccatgaccccccccagccacctctcccctccctgccccccccagccaccTCTCCCCTACCCGTTATTGTCACCTGTAGATAGTTGTCTCACCTCTCTTTATAGGGACAGACCTCTCCACAGGTTTGGCACTTTACCCCAGGTACATGCTGGCAGCCGCAGGTATCACAGAGACACAGCGCAGTGTCAGACTGAGGACTCTCCTTACCCTCAAGACCTGGAAAAGAATACAGGAGCCATAAGAAGTGATCACAAAGTCCTGGACCAGATCGCAGAATTACAGGACGCATCTAATGTAGTGTCCCCAAACCTGCCGCCATttcactgttgcaaaactacaacccccaacatgcaattgtagctttgcaagAGGCTGGGGAACACTGTACTAGATGGACACTATGATTTGGgatgtgtatatctatctatctatctatatatatatatatatatacactcaccggccactttattaggtacaccatgctagtaacgggtggtcttctgctgctgtagcccatctgcctcagagttggccgtactgtgcgatcagagatgctcttctgcctaccttggctgtaacggttggctatttgagtcactgttgcttttctatcagctggaaccagtctgcccattctcctctgacctctggcatcaacaaggcatttccgcccacagaacggccgctcactggatggtttttctttttcggaccattctctgtaaaccctagagatggttgtgcgtgaaaatcccagtagatcagcagtttctgaaatactcagaccagcccttctggcaccaacaaccatgccacgttcaaaggccctcaaatcacctttcttccccatactgatgctcggtttgaactgcaggagattgtcttgaccatgtctacatgcctaaatgcactgagttgccgccatgtgattggctgattagaaattaggtggtaacgtgcagttggacaggtgtacctaataaagtggccggtgagtgtatattagggGATGCAGTACAGCTattggagaactacaactcccatcatgctctgacaagCCTCTGGTTCTGTAATAGTTGGAGACACACAGGTCAGCGGATGTTACACAATGAGGGTCACCTTGGCTGCTCATCTCTATGGTCTCTTGAGGGTTTTCCTCTTTGAGGCGGATGCGGGTCTCTTCTTTAGGATCCAGAGAGCTGAAACGGAACTAACACAGAATACAGGGATGAGGTCTCGCGCAgattgcagttttaggctatgttcacatttgttaAAAACAGTGGCTGTTCTTGTTAGAAAAAATACAGTCAGTATTTTTgcatcagttaaccccttcctccgtGTTACATgacctattcctggctttggctgaaggAACCTGCAGGCGGCCTGTTATAGAGCAGGACTGAGCGGATTGATTTATAGGTTTACGGGAAAAgctccaggataacttgtcatttagtCATGTAAATTTCAGCTCATTCTGAGCCAAGTAGTCAAGAGGGCGGGGCTAACTGTGATTGACGGCTTTTTATTCGTACAATTATACAAAGTTAGAAGTTAATCGCTGGGTAGGACCCTTGTGTGCTAAGTAGTCATGTGACTCCCTGACATCTGAGAAGgtgcacatataaaaaaaaaactgtcaatcactgattagcaCCGCCCATTTGACTACTCAGCCCAAAATGAGGAGAGATTTCCTTGAATAAACAAGTTATCTTTTCCTGTAACCCTCTACATGAATCCAGTCAGCTCCTCCCACTCTATAACATGATTGCTACAGATTGCATTGCATTttaatggtgacaggttccctttaaggatcccTTTAAGAAGACCCATATCTGCAGTGTGTTATGGCTTACAGTTATTATTTAGGACAGAAGCATTATATTCTTATAATAGCTGTGATCCTGTGATAGCTGTCACCGCTTTATAGGCGCAGTCGTTGCTTATTGCGGTAATTGGTTCACATGGAAGGATCCGGTTATCTTTCGCTCTTGATACTTTATTGCATCGGCCAGATGTGCAGTGAATGGAGACTCGTGATATTTCCATTGAGGTTTCGCATTATTCTGCATTGGCTTTAGAGCGCGCTGAAGTCTTTGTACTGACGCGTTTCTGCTGTTTCTTTTGTGTGGCCGTCCTAAGCTACGTCCTCGCCTGAATGGGGCTTGATGGCTGAATAGATGGAACTGTACTATATAGAGTACAGATACGGAGCAGCCGCCATTCATGCATCCTGGGTAGTACAAGAGCCAGTGAATAATATAcgatcattgatttctatggctgTAACTTCTCCTTATGGTCGTAAGAGAGGAACCTTTACTTCTTCTGTTATTGGTGAGAGCACACGGAGCTTTATCAGGATCGGGAGTGTCTGATGGGCTATCATTAGGATATATTATTAGTTAGAAGGGACCGTAATGGGTATACTTCATGTAGACAGGGCCGCACTtagcacatttaaaggggtacttcagcaaaaaaaaaaaaaaacaaacaaaccaaaaacaTTCCTTCAAATtaactctccagtctgacacagtgctctctgctgccacctctgtccatgtcaggaactgtccaggagcaggagaggttttctatggggatttgcagctgctctggacagttcctgacatggacagaggaccATCACCCATCCCCCCATTGCTCATTACCCCATTACCCATCCCCCATCACTCATTACCCCCATTACtcatcccccatagccccccttactTATCACCCCTCTCActcatcacccccatcacccaTCCCCCACAACTCTAGGTTACATGTAGTGCACCATGCTATCTTGCAGCCTGTTGGTCACCCCCATAACTTCCAGTCCCAGCTCTCGTCCTTATCCTGTATTGGTAATCCTTATAACATTGATTGGCAGGGGTGACCGCGGTCAGCATGGGACCACAGTAATATTGCTACTTTATTTCCTATAGGAACGACTGTCACAAGTAAGCGTGCAACAACTGCTACAAGTTCATCCGGGACAGCACTGCTTTCTTACATGTAAAGTCCCCTGACTGACCTGGGGGTTCACTGTGGCCGTGACGGGCTCCAATCTCCTCCGTTCTTGCTGCTCTTCCACAAGGGGGCGCTGCATTTCTGAGTAGGTAACTACTTGTATATTCCCCACTGTATAAATGACAGATACAATTCTCAGTAATATGATGTGGGTCACAGGGTGTAGCGTACAGGGATTAATAGGAGTTAttcctagagatgagcgcagctcgaTCACGTCCGTCTGAACACGAGAGTGCGGCatgtgattaccggtggctgaagaagttagatgccgccctagggagtctgggaaacatggatagaaGCTATGGCTTatcgctgtatccatgatttccaggcagccttaaggaCCTGAGCATACTCGAGTTATTACTTACTAGGATAACGTAcagtaaagggaatctgtctggtctatatcatgctcagagctgtatacacagggAGATAAAACACAGTATATCTGACTGTTgttaaagttataaaatcatgttttccttctaagctcaagtgtcatagagAGTGGACTAAGCTGCAGCATGCGTGTCTCctccctgcatgattgatgtacaagttcagggaggaggcgtgcatgctgcagctcagccctgcCTCTATGGTTCTTGAGCTtcgaaggaaaacatgattttataagaTCAGCTAAGAGACACATATTATGTATCTCCCTATCTGTCCATCCTGATATAGAGCTGTCAGATTCCTGCTAATACTACATGATATTATACTGTATTACGATGTCACTGATATTAGGTGCATTAGTTATACCTAACGCAGCGACCCCCCCCCATGTCCATCACTGCTGCTATACCTGAGGCAGAGGGTAAGAGCATCATGTCCTCCTGGGTCACCTGACCCACCGACACGTCGCTGTCCTCATCACTTTTCATTGTGGATGTCACTCTGCCCGTCCGTAGTAATGTACAGCCTGAATGGACACAAAAAACACGGGGGCTCAGAGAGGGACAGAGATGGGGGATGGAATAGAAGATATACATCCATGGTAATGGGAAGAGAGATGACTGCACACACCGGGGACATCCACAGGAcaacagcacagtatacacagtatataccctccTGCAGAACACACCGCATATATACTCCTCTCAGCAGGCAGGATCTCCGGCAGCTACATCCATGCTGGGGGGGACAGGACAGATGGGATCAGACATCGGGCATCAGGTGTTCCCTTTCCTTTCTGCGATGGGCTATGGCAGTGAAGAGGTTAAATGCAGAGGCTCTTACCTAATGCAACGACGCTGCTGGTCCAACCGCAATCTGCAGGGAGCGAGTGCGCCTGCGCGTGTGTAACACGGGGGAAGATacaagagaaggggggagatgggagcccaGCGGCTTACAGGCAAATGAAGGACTCGCTCTCCtcacctatataattatatatatatatatacatagtgatacACCGAGGACAAGGAGGATACACGGAACCcagagagatgacaggagcggaATATGGCGTCTCCCATCTTGTATCATACCGGTCAGAGCGCGAAAATGCAGAACGCTCGTATAGAGCCCAAAAAAAGCTCCCATATGTGTATAACGCCGGAATATAAGATGAGCCTTCTGTAGGAATCCATCAGGCTTCATGCATTGTAGATACAACCCCGGGGGAGGTGACGGTATATATACAGAAGGCTGaacgcagaacagaatacagaacacaTAATGCAGAACTGAATGCAGaatgcagaacagaatacagaacgcaGAACAAAATACAGAACACATAATGCAGAATgcagaacacagaacagaatgcagaacaaaatacagaatgcagaacacagaacagaatgCAGAACACAGAAAGCAGAAgacagaacagaatacagaacgcaGAACACAGAACAATgcagaacacagaacagaatgCAGAACACAGGACAGAGTGCAGAACGCAGAACAAAATACAGACCGCAGAACAAAATACAGAACACATAATGCAGAATGCAGAACAGAATgcagaacacagaacagaatgCAGAACAAAATGCAGAACAGAATGCAGAACACAGAAAgcagaacacagaacagaatacagaacgcaGAACAGAACGCAGAACACAGAACAATgcagaacacagaacagaatgCAGAACACAGGACAGAGTGCAGAATGCAGAACAAAATACAGAACGCAGAACAAAATACAGAACACATAATgcagaacacagaacagaatgcagaacaaaatacagaatgcagaacaaaatacagaacacagaatgcagaacagaatgcagaacacagaacagaatgCAGAACACAGAAAGCAGAACAGAATgcagaacacagaacagaatacagaacgcaGAACAGAACAAAGAACGCAGAACACAGAATGCAGAACAATgcagaacacagaacagaatgCAGAACACAGGACAGAGTGCAGAACGCAGAACAAAATACAGAACGCAGAACAAAATGCAGAATGCAGAACACAGAACAATGCAGAACACTGAACAGAAGGCAGAACAGAATgcagaacacagaacagaatacagaacgcagaacaaaatacagaatgcagaacgcagaacagaatgcagaacaaaatacagaacacagAATAAAGAACACAGAACAGAATGCAGAACACAGAAAGCAGAACAGAATgcagaacacagaacagaatgCAGAACACAGAATGCAGAACACAGGACAGAGTGCAGAACGCAGAACAAAATACAGAACGCAGAATgcagaacacagaacagaatgCAGAACACATAACAGAACGCAGAACAGAATgcagaacacagaacagaatacagaacgcagaacaaaatacagaatgcagaacgcagaacagaatgcagaacaaaatacagaacacagAATGCAGAATGCAGAACAGAATgcagaacacagaacagaatgCAGAACACAGAAAGCAGAACAGAATgcagaacacagaacagaatacagaacgcaGAACAGAACACAGAACGCAGAACACAGAATGCAGAACAATgcagaacacagaacagaatgCAGAACGCAGAACAAAATACAGAACGCAGAACAAAATACAGAACGCAGAATgcagaacacagaacagaatgcagaacacagaacagaacgcagaacagaatgcagaacacagaacagaatacagaacgcagaacaaaatacagaatgcagaacgcagaacagaatgcagaacacagaacagaatacacAACACAGAACGCAGAACAGAACGCAGAACAGAATACACAACACAGAACGCAGAACAGAATACACAACACAGAACGCAGAACAGAATACACAACACAGAACGCAGAACAGAATACACAACACAGaacgcagaacagaatacagaacgcagaacagaatacagaacgcagaacagaatacagaacgcagaacagaatacagaacgcagaacagaatacagaacgcagaacagaataccgaacacagaacagaatgcacaacacagaacagaatgcagaacacagaacagaatacagaacacagaacagaatacagaacacagaacagaatacagaacacagaacagaatacagatTGCTGAATCGAATACAGAATGctgaacacagaacagaatacagaacgttgaatgcagaacagaatacagaacacagaacagaatacagaacagaATTCAGAACACAGaatgcagaacagaatacagaacgcaGAATCGAATACAAAACGCTGaatgcagaacagaatacagaaggcagaatgcagaacagaatacagaacacagattgcagaacagaatacagaacgcagaacagaatacagaacgctgaatgcagaacagaatacagaacagagaacagaatacagaacgctgaacgcagaacagaatacagaacgcaatacagaacgcagaacagaatacagaacgctCAATGCAAAACAGAATACAGAACGCTGAATGCAGAACAGAATGCAGAACGCTGAaagcagaacagaatacagaacgctgaaagcagaacagaatacagaacgctgaacgcagaacagaatacagaacgcagaacagaatacagaacgcagaacagaatacagaacgctgaatgcagaacagaatacagaatgcagaacagaatacagaacacaGAATGCAGAACGCTGaacgcagaacagaatacagaacgctGACAGAATACAGaatgcagaacagaatacagaacgctgaatgcagaacagaatacagaatgcAGAAGGCAGAACAAAATACAGAATGCAGAACAGGATacagaacacagaacagaatacag is from Dendropsophus ebraccatus isolate aDenEbr1 chromosome 14, aDenEbr1.pat, whole genome shotgun sequence and encodes:
- the LOC138771919 gene encoding trichohyalin-like, whose translation is MQNRIQNAEQNTEHIMQNAEHRTECRTKYRMQNTEQNAEHRKQKTEQNTERRTQNNAEHRTECRTQDRVQNAEQNTDRRTKYRTHNAECRTECRTQNRMQNKMQNRMQNTESRTQNRIQNAEQNAEHRTMQNTEQNAEHRTECRMQNKIQNAEQNTEHIMQNTEQNAEQNTECRTKYRTQNAEQNAEHRTECRTQKAEQNAEHRTEYRTQNRTKNAEHRMQNNAEHRTECRTQDRVQNAEQNTERRTKCRMQNTEQCRTLNRRQNRMQNTEQNTERRTKYRMQNAEQNAEQNTEHRIKNTEQNAEHRKQNRMQNTEQNAEHRMQNTGQSAERRTKYRTQNAEHRTECRTHNRTQNRMQNTEQNTERRTKYRMQNAEQNAEQNTEHRMQNAEQNAEHRTECRTQKAEQNAEHRTEYRTQNRTQNAEHRMQNNAEHRTECRTQNKIQNAEQNTERRMQNTEQNAEHRTERRTECRTQNRIQNAEQNTECRTQNRMQNTEQNTQHRTQNRTQNRIHNTERRTEYTTQNAEQNTQHRTQNRIHNTERRTEYRTQNRIQNAEQNTEQQNTECRRQNKIQNAEQDTEHRTEYRTQNRIQNAEQNTECRTQNRIQNAEQNAECRTENRTQNRIQNAECRTEYRRQNAEQNTECRTEYRTQNRIQNTECRTEYRRQNAEQNTERRIQNAEQNTERRIEYRTLNAEQNTEGRIECRTQNRIQNAECRTQNRIQNAERRTEYRTENRIQNAERRTEYRTLNAEQNTERRTEYRTLNAKQNTER